One Deinococcus sp. LM3 genomic region harbors:
- a CDS encoding group III truncated hemoglobin, translating into MTGPLLSTSPLLPDLSGWTVQAACPERLAGAAGLLLPHDGLPVADVRAHPERWETLTLLTAALRRGVPVLGWGSGAALLGRALGAAVTATDGSAPDRSALPRGAQAHAWAAGQPTHWTLDRAVAWAEPELPLPILASFLAALPGWSDRRPGSPLESVGGVAAVREVVTAFYTRARADDLLGPVFAAHVEDWPAHLERVTDFWVTLLGGEPGRAAWRGNLNSAHAGLGVRAAHLGRWLTLWDETAREVLPADAAALLSARAAVMGERLGRAPGAKAGTSQAGGT; encoded by the coding sequence ATGACCGGGCCGCTGCTGTCCACCTCTCCCCTGCTGCCGGACCTGAGCGGCTGGACGGTGCAGGCGGCCTGTCCGGAGCGGCTGGCGGGCGCGGCGGGGCTGCTGCTGCCGCACGACGGCCTGCCGGTCGCGGACGTGCGGGCGCACCCGGAGCGCTGGGAGACATTGACGCTGCTGACGGCCGCGCTGCGGCGGGGCGTGCCGGTGCTGGGGTGGGGATCGGGCGCGGCGCTGCTGGGGCGGGCGCTGGGGGCGGCGGTCACGGCGACGGACGGTTCAGCGCCGGACCGCTCGGCCCTGCCGCGCGGCGCGCAGGCGCACGCCTGGGCCGCCGGGCAGCCGACCCACTGGACGCTGGACCGCGCCGTCGCCTGGGCGGAACCCGAGCTTCCGCTGCCCATCCTGGCCTCGTTCCTGGCGGCGCTGCCCGGCTGGTCGGACCGGCGGCCCGGTTCGCCGCTGGAGTCGGTGGGCGGCGTGGCGGCGGTGCGGGAGGTGGTGACGGCCTTCTACACGCGGGCCCGCGCAGACGACCTGCTGGGGCCGGTGTTCGCGGCGCACGTGGAGGACTGGCCCGCGCACCTGGAGCGCGTGACGGACTTCTGGGTCACGCTGCTGGGCGGCGAACCGGGCCGGGCCGCGTGGCGCGGGAACCTGAACTCCGCCCACGCGGGGCTGGGTGTGCGGGCCGCGCACCTGGGCCGCTGGCTGACCCTGTGGGACGAGACGGCACGCGAGGTGCTGCCGGCCGACGCGGCGGCGCTGCTGAGCGCGCGGGCGGCCGTCATGGGTGAACGTCTGGGGCGCGCTCCGGGGGCAAAGGCCGGAACTTCTCAGGCGGGCGGCACGTAG
- a CDS encoding helical backbone metal receptor encodes MPSLRLASLTCSNTDILHALGATRQLVAVDSHSDGPGLEHAARLGPDLNIDVDALIAARPDLVLASLSVPGMERVVEAVQAAGLPTLILDPLSVPDVLRDIRLIGAATGQPDHAGAVADALERDLSALHRAHARPPRVLVEWWPRPIIAATRDSWVTDLLGGLGAVNALADRAGRSTPLTLDEVRAAQPDLIVCSWCGAKKLRPEVIEARGLGVPVVAIHESGLGRPGPRLLEGARQLRAALDALPHQP; translated from the coding sequence ATGCCTTCCCTGCGCCTCGCCAGCCTGACGTGCAGCAACACCGACATCCTGCATGCCCTGGGCGCGACCCGGCAGCTCGTCGCCGTGGACAGCCACAGTGACGGCCCCGGCCTGGAGCACGCCGCGCGCCTCGGGCCGGACCTGAACATCGACGTGGACGCCCTGATCGCCGCCCGCCCCGATCTGGTCCTGGCCAGCCTCAGCGTGCCCGGCATGGAGCGGGTCGTGGAGGCCGTGCAGGCGGCGGGGCTGCCCACCCTGATCCTCGATCCCCTGAGCGTCCCAGACGTGCTGCGCGACATCCGGCTGATCGGCGCGGCCACCGGCCAGCCGGACCACGCGGGCGCGGTGGCCGACGCGCTGGAACGCGACCTGAGCGCCCTGCACCGCGCCCACGCCCGCCCGCCGCGCGTGCTGGTCGAGTGGTGGCCCCGGCCCATCATCGCCGCCACCCGCGACTCCTGGGTCACGGACCTGCTCGGCGGGCTGGGCGCCGTGAACGCCCTCGCAGACCGCGCGGGCCGCAGCACGCCCCTGACCCTGGACGAGGTACGCGCCGCGCAGCCCGACCTGATCGTGTGCTCGTGGTGCGGCGCGAAGAAACTCCGCCCGGAGGTCATTGAGGCGCGCGGCCTGGGCGTGCCCGTCGTCGCCATTCACGAGAGCGGCCTGGGCCGCCCCGGCCCGCGCCTGCTGGAGGGAGCGCGGCAACTGCGCGCCGCGCTGGACGCCCTGCCCCACCAGCCGTAG
- a CDS encoding S49 family peptidase codes for MNLKWPFLKSDDTLPGGVTRPTWVILDLSGLYPERQPGSPLAALLNRTESVEALAARVQKLRGASWLHGVLVRFGEFTASPAAAHAVRGILADLAAEKRVVAYLPQLNMTTLIAASGATELVAPESAEVNLGGFGVESTFLGEFLKKRGIEFENLRVREYKAALTRFSQDHMDDHNREQLQAYLDGLEAAWANDLAAARGVSPEVAAGWISADLTSARAALEAGVITKVAYEDELVGPASRPFEAVLDLLTPHRPANAKAGRVAVVPLIGTIIPGKSRNNPVPLPLLGGPMAGSDTVVAALRRAKEDKATKAIVLYVNSGGGSALASDLIWREVAKSEKPVVVVMGEYAASGGYYVATHARAIVASPYTLTGSIGVVSGKPVLTEFNRRHGLNPERVGRDRALMYSAARPYTDEERDHVEKGILEVYDRFTTRVAEGRKLSKERVNELGRGRIWSGQDALERGLIDELGDLSTGLRRARELAGLPHDAPAWNVTPRGNGPLPQFAQEAAQAASVSVWPFGNERVLTWFDQDVRVR; via the coding sequence ATGAACCTGAAATGGCCGTTCCTGAAGAGTGACGACACGCTGCCGGGCGGCGTGACCCGCCCCACCTGGGTGATCCTGGACCTGAGCGGCCTGTACCCGGAGCGGCAGCCGGGCAGTCCGCTGGCGGCGCTGCTGAACCGCACCGAGTCGGTCGAGGCGCTCGCGGCGCGTGTGCAGAAGCTGCGCGGGGCCTCCTGGCTACACGGCGTGCTGGTGCGCTTCGGGGAGTTCACGGCGTCCCCGGCGGCGGCGCACGCGGTGCGGGGCATCCTGGCGGACCTCGCCGCCGAGAAGCGCGTGGTGGCGTACCTGCCGCAGCTGAACATGACCACCCTGATCGCCGCGAGCGGGGCCACCGAACTGGTCGCGCCGGAATCCGCCGAGGTGAACCTGGGAGGCTTCGGGGTGGAAAGCACCTTCCTGGGCGAGTTCCTGAAGAAACGCGGCATCGAGTTCGAGAACCTGCGCGTCCGCGAGTACAAGGCGGCCCTCACGCGCTTCTCGCAGGATCACATGGACGACCACAACCGCGAGCAGCTCCAGGCGTACCTGGACGGGCTGGAAGCTGCCTGGGCGAACGATCTGGCTGCCGCGCGCGGCGTGAGCCCCGAGGTGGCCGCCGGGTGGATCAGCGCGGACCTCACGAGCGCGCGGGCGGCGCTGGAAGCCGGCGTGATCACCAAGGTCGCGTACGAGGACGAACTCGTCGGCCCGGCCTCGCGGCCCTTCGAGGCGGTCCTGGACCTGCTGACCCCGCACCGGCCCGCGAATGCGAAGGCGGGGCGGGTGGCGGTCGTGCCGCTGATCGGCACGATTATCCCCGGCAAGAGCCGTAACAACCCCGTTCCGCTGCCGCTGCTGGGCGGGCCGATGGCCGGGTCCGACACGGTCGTGGCGGCGCTGCGCCGCGCGAAGGAGGACAAGGCCACGAAAGCCATCGTGCTGTACGTGAACAGCGGGGGCGGCAGCGCCCTGGCCAGCGACCTGATCTGGCGCGAGGTCGCCAAGAGCGAGAAACCGGTCGTGGTCGTCATGGGCGAGTACGCCGCCTCGGGCGGGTACTACGTCGCCACGCACGCCAGGGCCATCGTGGCCTCGCCGTACACCCTGACCGGCAGCATCGGCGTGGTCAGCGGCAAGCCCGTCCTGACCGAATTCAACCGCCGTCACGGCCTGAACCCCGAACGGGTGGGCCGGGACCGCGCCCTGATGTACTCGGCGGCCCGCCCGTACACCGACGAGGAACGCGACCACGTCGAGAAGGGCATCCTGGAGGTGTACGACCGCTTCACCACCCGCGTCGCCGAGGGCCGCAAGCTCAGCAAGGAGCGCGTGAACGAACTGGGCCGGGGCCGCATCTGGAGCGGCCAGGACGCCCTGGAACGCGGCCTGATCGACGAACTCGGGGACCTGAGCACCGGCCTGCGCCGCGCCCGTGAACTCGCGGGCCTGCCGCACGACGCGCCGGCCTGGAACGTCACCCCCAGGGGAAACGGCCCCCTGCCGCAGTTCGCGCAGGAAGCCGCGCAGGCCGCCAGCGTCAGCGTGTGGCCCTTCGGCAACGAGCGCGTGCTGACGTGGTTCGATCAGGACGTACGCGTGCGCTGA
- a CDS encoding ABC transporter substrate-binding protein: MRSPTMPKRLAVTLALAACALAGSASAATTLTVFMGSQQRPEVFQPLFERFQKQNPNIRIKIETGGATSEAQNQYLTTVLAARDSTLDIFLIDVVRTATFAAAGWAEPLDAYLPSKDTYLKAFLPGPIGAATVNGKLYAMPAFTDAQFLYYRKDLLEKHKAKVPRSWEELAATAARIQKAEGGNLQGFNFQGAPIEGTVCNFLEMTWTGGGSVDDVTSPAAKQGLGFLVNAVKTKLAPAASAEMKTDDSRQQFQAGNVLFGLNWSYAWAHFQGNSPQPTRVKGDVGVAALPAFGKNASATCTGGWEWGVNAFGKNKAASVKLLQFMASSDVQKEMAIKGAYLPVRKSLYNDKAVLAANPHFKALYPIVTKARPRPVTPNYPRVSEIIRNNVSAAVAGSKSVDAALSEMKRDLTPLLK; the protein is encoded by the coding sequence ATGCGTTCACCTACCATGCCCAAGCGTCTCGCCGTGACCCTCGCCCTGGCCGCCTGCGCCCTGGCCGGCAGCGCCAGCGCCGCCACCACCCTGACCGTGTTCATGGGCAGCCAGCAACGCCCGGAAGTCTTCCAGCCGCTGTTCGAACGCTTCCAGAAACAGAACCCCAACATCAGGATCAAGATCGAGACTGGCGGCGCCACCAGCGAGGCCCAGAACCAGTACCTGACCACCGTCCTGGCCGCCCGCGACAGCACCCTGGACATCTTCCTGATCGACGTGGTCCGCACCGCCACCTTCGCCGCCGCCGGCTGGGCCGAACCGCTCGACGCCTACCTGCCCAGCAAGGACACCTACCTGAAAGCCTTCCTGCCCGGCCCCATCGGCGCGGCCACCGTGAATGGCAAGCTGTACGCCATGCCCGCCTTCACGGACGCGCAGTTCCTGTACTACCGCAAGGACCTGCTCGAGAAGCACAAGGCCAAGGTCCCCAGAAGCTGGGAAGAACTGGCCGCCACCGCCGCCCGCATCCAGAAAGCCGAGGGGGGCAACCTCCAGGGCTTCAACTTCCAGGGCGCGCCCATCGAGGGGACCGTCTGCAACTTCCTGGAAATGACCTGGACCGGCGGCGGCAGCGTGGACGACGTGACCAGCCCCGCCGCCAAACAGGGCCTGGGCTTCCTGGTGAACGCCGTGAAGACCAAACTGGCCCCCGCCGCCAGCGCCGAGATGAAAACCGACGACTCCCGCCAGCAGTTCCAGGCCGGGAACGTCCTGTTCGGCCTGAACTGGAGTTACGCCTGGGCGCACTTCCAGGGCAACAGCCCCCAGCCCACCCGGGTCAAGGGCGACGTGGGCGTGGCCGCGCTGCCCGCCTTCGGCAAGAACGCCAGCGCCACCTGCACCGGCGGCTGGGAATGGGGCGTGAACGCCTTCGGCAAGAACAAGGCCGCCAGCGTGAAACTCCTGCAGTTCATGGCCAGCAGCGACGTGCAGAAGGAAATGGCCATCAAGGGCGCGTACCTGCCGGTGCGCAAGAGCCTGTACAACGACAAGGCCGTGCTGGCCGCGAACCCGCACTTCAAGGCCCTGTACCCCATCGTGACCAAGGCCCGCCCGCGCCCCGTGACGCCCAACTACCCGCGCGTCAGCGAGATCATCCGTAACAACGTCTCGGCCGCCGTTGCCGGCAGCAAGAGCGTGGACGCCGCCCTGAGCGAGATGAAACGCGACTTGACCCCGCTGCTGAAGTAA
- a CDS encoding TetR family transcriptional regulator yields MARKVNPIQDRARRAALEKAAYLAIYERGYAGVTLADIAAHAGVSRGTLVYHFGSRAGLLAAVMRRFSRTIAVATRRAVRQAGSPDGKLRAYVDNQFYGLENTRRFYTVSLDFLAAATRDPELMTVQRAFLADSLAVDLELARLSGEAGAQGRARLLRALVEGLSVRFLADPDPDLGAYREDCLSGLRAVLGWEAVG; encoded by the coding sequence ATGGCGCGCAAGGTGAATCCCATTCAGGACCGGGCGCGGCGGGCGGCGCTGGAGAAGGCGGCCTACCTAGCGATCTACGAGCGGGGCTACGCGGGCGTGACGCTGGCAGACATCGCGGCGCACGCGGGCGTGAGCCGGGGCACGCTGGTGTATCACTTCGGCAGCCGGGCGGGACTGCTGGCGGCGGTCATGCGGCGGTTCTCACGGACCATCGCGGTGGCGACGCGGCGCGCGGTGCGGCAGGCCGGGTCGCCGGACGGGAAGCTGCGCGCGTACGTGGACAATCAGTTCTACGGCCTGGAGAACACCCGGCGGTTCTACACGGTGTCGCTGGATTTCCTGGCCGCCGCCACGCGCGACCCGGAGCTGATGACGGTGCAGCGGGCGTTCCTGGCGGATTCGCTGGCGGTGGATCTGGAACTGGCACGGCTGTCCGGCGAGGCAGGCGCGCAGGGGCGGGCGCGGCTTTTGCGGGCGCTGGTCGAGGGCCTCAGCGTGCGGTTTCTGGCGGACCCGGACCCGGACCTGGGCGCGTACCGCGAGGACTGCCTCAGCGGCCTGCGGGCGGTGCTGGGCTGGGAGGCGGTGGGGTAG
- a CDS encoding M3 family oligoendopeptidase: protein MPRWRTDDLYAGLNDPQLDRDLSDLTGDVQALETLFDTHGVRAGSPVTPTGVDAALGELNAVLTRLGRVRAFVYAFVTTDSRDEAAQTRMAALTTLSLPLGPLSARLTAWLGGLDDAAVNDLLEHSAEARAHEHRLRRAAQLARHQMTPPEEDLAARLHPASGGGWNKLHGNVSSTLAGEYRGQRLPVTALRALASDPDAGVRQDAYHAEVAAWKTQETVFAACMNGVKGEEGALAARRGFTDPVAPSLLSNGIDRQTLDAMQAAVVRSLPDFRRYFRAKARHLGKTQLDWWDLFAPVGNSDTHWDYDAGEAFVQRQFRAYSPALGDFAARAFSERWIDAGPRDGKRSGAFCMKWQGPDSRILMNHDPSLDSVSTLAHELGHAYHNLQLGGLRPLQQETPMTLAETASIFCETIIQNAALQSAQGDERLYVLETQLMGHAQVVVDIHSRFLFEKAVFERRAGGDLNPSDLNTLMVQAQRDTYGDALNTPHPYMWAVKPHYYGRSFYNYPYTFGLLFGLGLYAQYEQARAQGQEADFQDRYDALLAATGQATPLALAARFGIDLHAPDFWEGSLNVIRRQIDAYEATTQA from the coding sequence ATGCCCCGCTGGCGCACCGACGACCTGTACGCCGGCCTGAACGACCCGCAACTGGACCGCGACCTGAGCGACCTGACCGGCGACGTGCAGGCCCTGGAAACGCTGTTCGACACCCACGGCGTCCGCGCCGGGTCGCCCGTCACGCCGACGGGCGTGGACGCCGCGCTGGGAGAACTGAACGCCGTCCTGACCCGCCTGGGCCGCGTGCGCGCCTTCGTGTACGCCTTCGTGACCACCGACAGCCGCGACGAGGCGGCGCAGACCCGCATGGCCGCCCTGACCACCCTGAGCCTGCCGCTCGGGCCGCTGAGCGCCCGCCTGACCGCCTGGCTGGGCGGCCTGGACGACGCGGCCGTCAACGACCTGCTGGAGCACAGCGCCGAGGCCCGCGCGCACGAGCACCGCCTGCGCCGCGCCGCGCAGCTCGCCCGCCACCAGATGACCCCGCCCGAGGAGGACCTCGCCGCGCGGCTGCACCCCGCCAGCGGCGGCGGCTGGAACAAACTGCACGGCAACGTCTCCAGCACCCTGGCGGGCGAGTACCGGGGCCAGCGCCTGCCCGTGACCGCCCTGCGCGCCCTCGCCAGCGACCCCGACGCGGGGGTGCGCCAGGACGCCTACCACGCCGAGGTGGCCGCCTGGAAGACCCAGGAGACCGTCTTCGCCGCCTGCATGAACGGCGTCAAGGGCGAGGAGGGCGCCCTGGCGGCGCGGCGCGGCTTCACCGACCCGGTCGCCCCCAGCCTCCTGAGCAACGGCATCGACCGCCAGACGCTGGACGCCATGCAGGCCGCCGTCGTGCGCTCCCTGCCGGACTTCCGCCGCTACTTCCGCGCCAAGGCCCGCCACCTGGGCAAGACGCAACTGGACTGGTGGGACCTGTTCGCCCCGGTCGGCAACAGCGACACCCACTGGGACTACGACGCCGGAGAGGCGTTCGTGCAGCGCCAGTTCCGCGCGTACAGCCCCGCCCTGGGCGACTTCGCCGCCCGCGCCTTCAGTGAACGCTGGATCGACGCCGGCCCCCGCGACGGCAAACGCAGCGGTGCGTTCTGCATGAAATGGCAGGGCCCCGACAGCCGCATCCTGATGAACCACGACCCCAGCCTGGACTCGGTCAGCACCCTGGCGCACGAACTGGGTCACGCGTACCACAACCTGCAACTCGGCGGCCTGCGCCCCCTCCAGCAGGAGACGCCCATGACCCTCGCCGAGACCGCCAGCATCTTCTGCGAGACGATCATCCAGAACGCCGCGCTACAGAGCGCGCAGGGCGACGAGCGCCTGTACGTCCTCGAAACGCAACTGATGGGTCACGCGCAGGTCGTCGTGGACATCCACAGCCGCTTCCTGTTCGAGAAAGCCGTGTTCGAACGCCGCGCGGGGGGCGACCTGAACCCCAGCGACCTGAATACCCTGATGGTCCAAGCCCAGCGCGACACGTACGGCGACGCCCTGAACACCCCCCACCCGTACATGTGGGCCGTCAAACCCCACTACTACGGCCGGAGCTTCTACAACTACCCCTACACCTTCGGCCTGCTGTTCGGCCTGGGCCTGTACGCCCAGTACGAGCAGGCCCGCGCCCAGGGCCAGGAGGCCGACTTCCAGGACCGCTACGACGCCCTGCTGGCCGCCACCGGACAGGCCACCCCGCTGGCGCTCGCCGCGCGCTTCGGCATCGACCTGCACGCCCCGGACTTCTGGGAAGGCAGTCTGAACGTCATCCGCCGCCAGATCGACGCCTACGAGGCCACCACGCAGGCGTGA
- a CDS encoding sugar ABC transporter permease, with amino-acid sequence MTTPNPTPARRPRREPSEAQLAALLLLPAAALLLGVLLFPMLTTFRDSLYLNKLTEPWLQGFVGLKQYAQMLEDPRFGQALRNTLLFGVLTVGGSFLVGIPMALAAHLPGRTRGLARVALLLPWAMPPVITGLIFAWLFNAQYGVFNDLLVRAGIIDEPLRWLSTPGLSVLAMVVTIIWKTSSFVALIVLGGLQGIPKEMIEAAQVDGATPTQTFFRVILPLLAPSLAVAFIFRTISAVQVFDIPYTFIQQAPAQGLLETLGVYIYRTGIEFLDFGYAATLSVALFALSLAVTAVYVRFVRDGANS; translated from the coding sequence ATGACCACACCCAATCCCACCCCGGCCCGCCGACCCCGCCGGGAACCCAGCGAGGCGCAACTGGCCGCGCTGCTGCTGCTTCCGGCCGCCGCCCTGCTGCTGGGCGTGCTGCTGTTCCCGATGCTGACCACCTTCCGCGACAGCCTGTACCTGAACAAACTGACCGAACCGTGGCTCCAGGGCTTCGTGGGCCTCAAGCAGTACGCGCAGATGCTGGAGGACCCTCGTTTCGGTCAGGCGCTGCGCAACACGCTGCTGTTCGGCGTGCTGACCGTCGGCGGTTCGTTCCTGGTCGGCATTCCCATGGCGCTCGCCGCACACCTGCCGGGCCGGACACGCGGACTGGCGCGCGTGGCGCTGCTGCTGCCGTGGGCCATGCCGCCCGTCATCACGGGCCTGATCTTCGCGTGGCTGTTCAACGCGCAGTACGGCGTGTTCAACGACCTGCTGGTCCGCGCCGGGATCATCGACGAGCCGCTGCGGTGGCTCAGCACGCCGGGCCTCAGCGTCCTGGCGATGGTCGTCACGATCATCTGGAAGACCAGTTCCTTCGTGGCGCTGATCGTGCTGGGCGGCCTTCAGGGCATCCCGAAAGAGATGATCGAGGCGGCGCAGGTGGACGGCGCGACCCCCACGCAGACCTTCTTCCGGGTGATCCTGCCGCTGCTGGCCCCCAGTCTCGCCGTGGCGTTCATCTTCCGGACCATCAGCGCCGTGCAGGTGTTCGACATCCCTTACACCTTCATTCAGCAGGCGCCGGCGCAGGGCCTGCTGGAAACGCTGGGCGTGTACATCTACCGCACGGGCATCGAATTCCTGGACTTCGGGTACGCCGCGACCCTCAGCGTCGCGCTGTTCGCCCTGAGTCTGGCCGTGACCGCCGTGTACGTCCGCTTCGTGCGGGACGGAGCGAACTCCTGA
- a CDS encoding cytochrome c — protein MKNTFAVSMTLLLALTLGGSFTAYRAATSAHHEETHSKDEGHSEGGEKEGASRPSESAPSPDSAATGAAGEAGALGDVEADNEGGVQAGENGAVQDTGEDTTGSTPAASQDGTATDTDPAGATGQEPDETAAAAETQGDATAGGDSYATSCAGCHGAEGQGGIGPALEKVNEWTLAQFTTVLREGKTPERELGAVMPRFTDAQLTDSDVANVYAFIKTLY, from the coding sequence ATGAAGAACACGTTCGCCGTCTCCATGACGCTGCTGCTGGCCCTGACGCTGGGCGGCTCGTTCACCGCCTACCGCGCGGCCACCTCGGCCCATCACGAGGAGACCCACAGCAAGGATGAAGGCCACAGCGAGGGCGGCGAGAAGGAAGGCGCGAGCCGTCCCAGCGAGTCCGCGCCCAGCCCGGACAGCGCGGCGACCGGCGCGGCCGGCGAGGCCGGTGCGCTCGGGGACGTGGAAGCCGACAACGAGGGCGGCGTGCAGGCCGGCGAGAACGGCGCGGTGCAGGACACCGGCGAGGACACCACGGGCAGCACGCCCGCCGCCAGCCAGGACGGCACGGCCACCGACACCGACCCGGCCGGCGCGACCGGTCAGGAACCCGACGAGACGGCCGCCGCCGCCGAGACGCAGGGTGACGCGACGGCCGGCGGGGACTCATACGCCACGAGCTGCGCCGGATGCCACGGCGCCGAGGGCCAGGGCGGTATCGGCCCGGCCCTGGAGAAGGTGAACGAGTGGACGCTGGCGCAGTTCACGACCGTGCTGCGCGAGGGCAAGACCCCGGAACGCGAACTGGGCGCCGTGATGCCGCGCTTCACGGACGCGCAGCTGACCGATTCGGACGTGGCGAACGTGTACGCGTTCATCAAGACGCTGTACTGA